One Oharaeibacter diazotrophicus DNA segment encodes these proteins:
- a CDS encoding segregation and condensation protein A — MADAETTETPTARADADDWSAPPRSEAASAAEPSLVVDVDGFEGPLDLLLTLARNQKVDLSKISILALAEQYIAFVEEARQLRLELAADYLVMAAWLAYLKSRLLLPATDDGGDEPSAEELAEALAFRLRRLEAMREAAARLVGRDRLGRDVFPRGAPEPVAVDRVNVWQAGLYDLLEAYATQRQRQIVGRVHVRRRAVWALADAREILERLVGRLADWMPIETFLAPYMPTAELRPTVRASAFSASLELVREGKLEIRQSGAFSPLFIRTARPDERGSGEPPAGEGAS; from the coding sequence GTGGCGGACGCCGAGACCACCGAGACGCCGACCGCCCGGGCGGACGCCGACGACTGGTCGGCGCCGCCGCGCAGCGAAGCGGCGTCCGCGGCCGAACCGTCGCTGGTGGTCGACGTCGACGGCTTCGAGGGTCCGCTCGACCTCCTGCTGACGCTCGCCCGCAATCAGAAGGTCGACCTCTCGAAGATTTCGATCCTGGCGCTCGCCGAGCAGTACATCGCCTTCGTCGAAGAGGCCCGGCAGCTGCGCCTCGAACTCGCCGCCGACTACCTCGTGATGGCGGCCTGGCTCGCCTACCTGAAATCGCGGCTCCTGCTGCCGGCCACCGACGACGGCGGCGACGAGCCGAGTGCCGAGGAGCTCGCCGAGGCGCTCGCCTTCCGCCTGCGCAGGCTGGAGGCGATGCGCGAGGCCGCCGCCCGTCTGGTCGGCCGCGACCGCCTCGGCCGCGACGTCTTTCCCCGCGGCGCGCCGGAGCCGGTGGCGGTCGACCGCGTCAACGTCTGGCAGGCCGGGCTCTACGACCTGCTCGAGGCCTATGCCACGCAGCGCCAACGCCAGATCGTCGGCCGCGTCCACGTCCGCCGCCGCGCGGTCTGGGCGCTGGCCGATGCCCGCGAGATCCTGGAGCGGCTGGTCGGCCGGCTCGCCGACTGGATGCCGATCGAGACTTTCCTCGCCCCGTACATGCCGACCGCCGAACTGCGCCCGACGGTGCGCGCCTCGGCCTTCTCGGCGAGCCTCGAACTGGTCCGCGAGGGCAAGCTCGAGATCCGCCAGTCCGGCGCCTTCTCGCCGCTGTTCATCCGGACCGCACGGCCGGACGAGCGCGGGTCCGGCGAACCGCCGGCCGGGGAGGGCGCGTCGTGA
- the nagZ gene encoding beta-N-acetylhexosaminidase, with amino-acid sequence MPRAFVTGLSGAVPTAAERDFLRAADPWGLILFRRNIEDPEQLTRLVAEVRDVLGRRAPVLIDQEGGRVQRMGAPHWRRYPSAARLAAAADLVADPALVRDVARLMAGDLAAVGIDVDCAPCLDLASPGTTPAIGDRSFGGDPARVAACGRAVADGLLAGGVLPVIKHLPGHGRARVDSHHELPVVHAPAGDLLALDFAPFVALSDLPAAMTAHLVYTAIDPARPATQSPVVIGEVIRGLIGFDGLLFSDDLSMNALEGDLGERARRALAAGCDVALHCNGDIAEMEAVAAAAPVLAGRSAARAEAALARIGTPDDADLDAIAARMTAALAAHDAAAGI; translated from the coding sequence ATGCCCCGCGCCTTCGTCACAGGTCTCTCCGGTGCGGTCCCGACCGCCGCCGAACGCGACTTCCTGCGCGCCGCCGATCCGTGGGGCCTGATCCTGTTCCGCCGCAACATCGAGGATCCCGAGCAGCTGACCCGTCTCGTCGCCGAGGTCCGCGACGTGCTCGGCCGGCGGGCGCCGGTGCTGATCGATCAGGAGGGCGGCCGGGTCCAGCGCATGGGCGCGCCGCACTGGCGCCGGTATCCCTCCGCCGCGCGTCTCGCGGCCGCCGCCGACCTCGTCGCCGACCCCGCGCTGGTGCGCGACGTCGCGCGGCTGATGGCCGGCGACCTCGCCGCCGTCGGCATCGACGTCGACTGCGCCCCCTGCCTCGACCTCGCCTCGCCCGGCACCACCCCGGCGATCGGCGACCGCTCCTTCGGCGGCGATCCCGCCCGCGTCGCCGCCTGCGGCCGGGCCGTCGCCGACGGCCTTCTCGCCGGCGGCGTGCTGCCGGTGATCAAGCACCTGCCCGGCCACGGCCGCGCCCGCGTCGACAGCCACCATGAACTGCCCGTCGTCCACGCCCCGGCCGGCGACCTGCTCGCCCTCGACTTCGCCCCCTTCGTCGCGCTGTCCGACCTGCCGGCGGCGATGACGGCACATCTCGTCTACACCGCCATCGATCCGGCCCGGCCGGCGACCCAGTCGCCGGTGGTGATCGGCGAGGTGATCCGCGGCCTGATCGGCTTCGACGGCCTCCTGTTCTCCGACGATCTCTCGATGAATGCGCTCGAGGGCGATCTCGGCGAGCGGGCCCGCCGGGCGCTCGCCGCCGGCTGCGACGTGGCCTTGCACTGCAACGGCGACATCGCCGAAATGGAAGCGGTCGCCGCCGCGGCGCCGGTGCTCGCCGGTCGGTCGGCTGCGCGGGCCGAGGCGGCGCTCGCCCGCATCGGTACGCCCGACGACGCCGACCTCGACGCGATCGCCGCCCGCATGACGGCGGCGCTCGCCGCCCACGACGCGGCGGCCGGCATCTGA
- a CDS encoding SPOR domain-containing protein: protein MFNSRRVQRVQEPEFDALPETPIDEWVNGDDPMAELARLVERDLETRSGQAQAALAAVPSDGPRPGAYDPWDDSALAPLPGDFGYDESEPLQVEEGVLPPHVAVEEEVAERPRRPWLLLGAVAAVALIAGGVGAYYLTSGGVSGFGEPQLVRAPEGPYKIVPEKGDAIDEPIEGEAVFDQVQGVPAKGNERLVTREESVPNLPGVNPQVSRVILPDGKEIAADAPDALSPAETGPRRVRTVLVKPNGDIIETPERPTAVAAPAAPSSDGIAALAGGTAPLPGTIVPAEDTASAAPTGEDEGSAAGLPPLDASEQTSEPAIVPPPAVAVAPVTVAPVTVAPTAEPPTSVEAVLPPPPEAPKPRPAKPAPAPVAHDGPLDLAATAAAPAPASRAVAPTQVAAVDPAAAPVAAAPTASTPAPAGGAYVQVSSQRSEAAALAAFEAMRRKNPGVLGGLSADVQRADLGAKGVYYRVRVPQPSKEQAVALCQSLKSAGIDCLIARK from the coding sequence ATGTTCAACAGTCGCCGCGTCCAGCGCGTCCAGGAACCCGAATTCGACGCCCTGCCGGAAACGCCTATCGACGAGTGGGTCAACGGCGACGATCCGATGGCGGAACTCGCCCGGCTCGTCGAACGGGATCTCGAGACCCGCTCCGGTCAGGCCCAGGCGGCGCTGGCGGCGGTGCCTTCGGACGGTCCTCGCCCGGGCGCCTACGACCCCTGGGACGATTCCGCCCTCGCGCCCCTGCCGGGTGACTTCGGCTACGACGAATCGGAGCCGCTCCAGGTCGAGGAGGGCGTGCTGCCCCCGCACGTCGCCGTCGAGGAGGAGGTCGCCGAGCGTCCGCGCCGGCCCTGGCTGCTGCTCGGGGCCGTCGCCGCGGTGGCGCTGATCGCCGGCGGTGTCGGCGCCTATTATCTCACGAGCGGCGGCGTCTCCGGCTTCGGCGAGCCGCAGCTGGTCCGCGCGCCCGAAGGTCCCTACAAGATCGTGCCCGAAAAGGGCGACGCCATCGACGAGCCGATCGAGGGCGAGGCGGTGTTCGACCAGGTGCAGGGCGTGCCCGCCAAGGGCAACGAGCGCCTCGTCACCCGCGAGGAGAGCGTGCCGAACCTGCCCGGCGTCAATCCGCAGGTCTCGCGCGTGATTCTGCCGGACGGCAAGGAGATCGCCGCGGACGCCCCCGACGCGCTGTCGCCGGCCGAGACCGGGCCGCGGCGCGTACGCACCGTGCTGGTCAAGCCGAACGGCGACATCATCGAGACCCCGGAGCGCCCGACCGCCGTCGCCGCGCCGGCCGCCCCGTCGTCCGACGGCATCGCCGCGCTCGCCGGCGGTACCGCGCCGCTGCCCGGCACCATCGTCCCGGCCGAGGACACCGCGTCCGCCGCCCCGACCGGCGAGGACGAGGGCTCGGCCGCCGGCCTGCCGCCGCTCGATGCGTCCGAGCAGACCTCCGAGCCCGCGATCGTCCCGCCGCCCGCCGTCGCCGTCGCGCCCGTGACGGTGGCGCCGGTAACGGTCGCGCCGACCGCCGAACCGCCGACCTCCGTCGAGGCCGTGCTGCCGCCCCCGCCCGAGGCGCCGAAGCCGCGGCCGGCCAAGCCCGCACCGGCGCCGGTCGCCCACGACGGCCCGCTCGACCTCGCCGCCACCGCCGCCGCGCCGGCGCCCGCCAGCCGGGCGGTCGCGCCGACGCAGGTCGCCGCGGTGGATCCGGCGGCGGCCCCCGTCGCCGCCGCACCTACCGCCTCCACCCCGGCGCCCGCCGGCGGCGCCTACGTCCAGGTGTCGTCGCAGCGCAGCGAGGCGGCGGCGCTCGCCGCCTTCGAGGCAATGCGGCGCAAGAACCCGGGCGTGCTCGGCGGCCTCTCGGCCGACGTCCAGCGCGCCGACCTCGGCGCCAAGGGCGTCTACTACCGGGTGCGCGTGCCGCAGCCGAGCAAGGAGCAGGCGGTGGCGCTGTGCCAGTCGCTGAAGTCCGCCGGCATCGACTGCCTGATCGCCCGCAAGTGA
- the argS gene encoding arginine--tRNA ligase: MNVFQVFGDRVRSALRGLDLGLSEADLARVTVEPPRDPSHGDVATNAAMVLSKGLGLKPRELADRLAAALGADADVAAVEVAGPGFINLRLAPAFWSGVVAAVLADPDGFGRSTAGGRRRTNVEYVSANPTGPMHVGHCRGAVVGDALANLLAFAGQDVAKEYYINDAGGQVDVLARSAFLRYREALGETVEIPDGLYPGDYLVPVGEALKRDHGDRLLAMDEAEWLPIVKPLAIAMMMDMIRGDLEVLGVRHEVFFSEATLHDRSLKNRSEIDEMIAEFRARDLVYDGRLPPPKGQLPEDWEDREQVLFRASAYGDDIDRPLCKSDGSYTYFAADVAYMRSKYLRGFREMIFILGADHGGYVKRLEAVGKAISGGEAKVVVRLCQLVKLFRAGEPVKMSKRSGSFVTLREVVEEVGRDAVRFMMLMRKNDAPLDFDFVKVKEQSKDNPVFYVQYAHARCASVFRQAAEQAPEIAATDLASADLSKLSDSGELALVKRIAEYPRVVEAAAEAHEPHRIAFYLHDLASELHAHWNRGKENPHLRFVNRDDPSSTGARLALVRAVMIVLASGLAILGVGAPDEMR, from the coding sequence ATGAACGTGTTCCAGGTGTTCGGTGATCGCGTGCGCTCGGCGCTCCGCGGCCTCGATCTCGGCCTTTCCGAGGCCGATCTGGCGCGCGTGACCGTCGAGCCGCCGCGCGATCCCTCCCACGGCGACGTCGCCACCAACGCCGCGATGGTGCTCTCCAAGGGCCTCGGCCTGAAGCCGCGCGAGCTCGCCGACCGTCTGGCCGCCGCGCTCGGCGCCGATGCGGACGTCGCCGCCGTCGAGGTCGCCGGCCCGGGCTTCATCAACCTGCGCCTCGCGCCTGCGTTCTGGAGCGGCGTCGTCGCCGCCGTGCTCGCCGATCCAGACGGTTTCGGCCGCTCGACCGCCGGCGGTCGCCGGCGCACCAACGTCGAATACGTCTCGGCCAACCCGACCGGCCCGATGCACGTCGGCCATTGCCGCGGCGCCGTGGTCGGCGACGCGCTCGCCAATCTGCTCGCCTTCGCCGGCCAGGACGTCGCCAAGGAATACTACATCAACGACGCCGGCGGTCAGGTCGACGTGCTCGCCCGCTCGGCCTTCCTGCGCTACCGCGAGGCGCTCGGCGAGACCGTCGAGATCCCCGACGGGCTCTATCCCGGCGACTATCTGGTGCCGGTCGGCGAGGCGCTGAAGCGCGACCACGGCGACCGCCTGCTCGCCATGGACGAGGCGGAGTGGCTGCCGATCGTCAAGCCGCTCGCCATCGCCATGATGATGGACATGATCCGTGGCGACCTCGAGGTGCTCGGCGTGCGCCACGAGGTGTTCTTTTCGGAGGCGACGCTGCACGACCGCAGCTTGAAGAACCGCTCCGAAATCGACGAGATGATTGCGGAATTCCGCGCCCGCGACCTCGTCTACGACGGCCGCCTGCCGCCGCCGAAGGGTCAGTTGCCCGAGGACTGGGAGGACCGTGAGCAGGTGCTGTTCCGCGCCTCGGCCTACGGCGACGACATCGACCGTCCACTCTGCAAGTCCGACGGCAGCTACACCTATTTCGCCGCCGACGTCGCCTACATGCGCTCGAAGTACCTGCGCGGCTTCCGGGAGATGATCTTCATCCTCGGCGCCGACCACGGCGGTTACGTCAAGCGGCTGGAGGCGGTCGGCAAGGCGATCTCGGGCGGCGAGGCCAAGGTGGTCGTGCGGCTCTGCCAGCTGGTCAAGCTGTTCCGGGCCGGCGAACCGGTGAAGATGTCGAAGCGCTCCGGCTCCTTCGTCACCCTGCGCGAGGTGGTCGAAGAGGTCGGCCGCGACGCCGTCCGCTTCATGATGCTGATGCGCAAGAACGACGCGCCGCTCGACTTCGATTTCGTCAAGGTCAAGGAACAGTCGAAGGACAACCCGGTCTTCTACGTCCAGTACGCCCACGCCCGCTGTGCCTCGGTGTTCCGGCAGGCGGCCGAGCAGGCGCCGGAGATCGCGGCGACGGACCTCGCTTCGGCCGACCTTTCCAAGCTCTCCGATTCGGGCGAACTCGCGCTCGTCAAGCGCATCGCCGAGTATCCGCGCGTGGTCGAGGCCGCCGCGGAAGCACACGAGCCGCATCGGATCGCGTTCTACCTGCACGACCTCGCGAGCGAGTTGCACGCCCATTGGAACCGGGGGAAGGAAAATCCCCACTTACGGTTCGTTAACCGTGATGATCCATCGTCCACTGGAGCCCGTCTCGCCCTCGTCCGGGCGGTGATGATTGTGCTGGCGTCGGGGCTCGCTATACTCGGCGTCGGCGCTCCGGACGAGATGCGGTGA
- a CDS encoding VOC family protein, with the protein MIRGIDHLVLAVRDLSAARDFYAGLGFTTTPVARHPWGTENVLVQFDGAFLELLAVADAAAIPEHGPGRFSFGAFARDAVARGEGCAMLVLDSADETADRADFAARGLPLFEPFRFERIARRPDGTERTVAFSLTFTASPEMPEIGFFTCRQHYPENFWNPAFQTHANGCTGVDAVILAAADPAAVAPFLAAFAGGTAREEDGAVVVETARGRLEVETPAALATRYGAAALPADAGTPRIVAIRFRGAGNGSRVVPASAAFGTTLILPR; encoded by the coding sequence ATGATCCGCGGCATCGACCACCTCGTCCTCGCGGTCCGCGATCTTTCCGCCGCGCGCGACTTCTACGCCGGCCTCGGCTTCACGACGACGCCGGTGGCGCGCCATCCCTGGGGCACCGAGAACGTGCTGGTCCAGTTCGACGGCGCTTTCCTGGAACTGCTCGCCGTCGCCGACGCCGCGGCGATCCCGGAGCACGGGCCGGGCCGCTTCTCCTTCGGCGCCTTCGCCCGCGACGCCGTCGCGCGCGGCGAAGGCTGCGCCATGCTGGTGCTCGACAGCGCCGACGAGACCGCCGACCGCGCCGACTTCGCCGCCCGCGGCCTGCCGCTGTTCGAGCCGTTCCGCTTCGAGCGCATCGCCCGCCGGCCCGACGGGACCGAGCGCACGGTCGCCTTCTCGCTGACCTTCACGGCGAGCCCGGAGATGCCCGAGATCGGCTTCTTCACCTGCCGCCAGCACTATCCGGAGAACTTCTGGAACCCGGCCTTCCAGACCCACGCCAACGGCTGCACCGGCGTCGACGCGGTGATCCTGGCCGCGGCCGATCCGGCCGCCGTCGCCCCGTTCCTCGCCGCCTTCGCCGGCGGCACGGCGCGGGAGGAGGACGGAGCCGTCGTGGTCGAGACCGCGCGCGGACGACTCGAGGTCGAGACGCCGGCCGCGCTCGCGACCCGTTACGGCGCGGCGGCGCTGCCGGCGGACGCGGGCACGCCGCGCATCGTCGCGATCCGTTTCCGCGGCGCCGGCAACGGCTCGCGGGTCGTCCCGGCGTCCGCCGCCTTCGGCACCACGCTGATCCTGCCGAGGTGA
- a CDS encoding YbaK/EbsC family protein, protein MSLESVKAFLAERAPDVAVIELPVSTATVAEAAAGHGVEPAQIAKTLSLRVGERRFLLVTGGVARLDNRKAKAAFGGKVSMLSAEEVVAVTGHPVGGVCPFGLASALPIYCDVSLRAFAEVVPAAGSTHSAVRIDPVRMADLVGAEWIDVCQAPGEGS, encoded by the coding sequence ATGTCGCTGGAGAGTGTGAAGGCCTTCCTGGCCGAGCGGGCGCCGGACGTGGCGGTGATCGAACTGCCGGTCAGCACCGCCACCGTGGCCGAGGCCGCCGCCGGACACGGCGTCGAGCCGGCGCAGATCGCCAAGACCCTGTCGCTGCGCGTCGGCGAGCGGCGCTTCCTGCTGGTCACCGGCGGCGTCGCCCGGCTCGACAACCGCAAGGCCAAGGCGGCCTTCGGCGGCAAGGTCTCGATGCTCTCGGCCGAGGAGGTCGTCGCCGTCACGGGTCACCCGGTCGGCGGCGTCTGCCCGTTCGGCCTCGCCAGCGCGCTGCCGATCTACTGCGACGTCTCGCTGCGCGCCTTCGCCGAGGTCGTGCCGGCCGCCGGCTCGACCCACAGCGCCGTGCGCATCGATCCGGTCCGCATGGCCGACCTCGTCGGGGCCGAATGGATCGACGTCTGCCAGGCCCCCGGGGAGGGAAGCTGA